One genomic region from Nitrospirota bacterium encodes:
- a CDS encoding response regulator, whose protein sequence is MLKKKILVVEDEAIIAKDIKKCLELIGYEITAAVATGQEALESLNHSKPDLVLMDIMLNGPLDGIETADAIKLRFDIPVIYLTAYADEQILERAKITEPFGYILKPFEETELRTTIEIALYKHKLQSRLKENQRWLSTVLMSIGDAIIATDREGCIEFINPVATKLTGYTQETALGKHINDVLKLEGHSNAGAVCTHSFKPDIKEMVVVSKTGDMIYINGRISPIINETGALEGSVLAFTDITEKKLYEENLNNQRESFISVLLHDLKTPVIAIKGYSNRYLEGKAKTDKEKTDILKIISGASGDILNVIETTSHSLKNKNTLMAFNPKELKFNELLASVLNVFIPEMERRGIELIVNDDTALRPLDEMPVSIIGDYYQVKTMTENLISNAVKYANKLIKIKLQRIGNEVFLSVEDDGRGIAQCYHDKIFEEYFQTPESVKGTGLGLYSVKRVVEKHKGTISLVSVVEKYTRFEIKMPCIK, encoded by the coding sequence ATGCTGAAAAAGAAGATACTTGTTGTAGAAGATGAAGCAATAATAGCAAAGGACATTAAAAAGTGTCTTGAGTTAATTGGCTATGAAATTACTGCCGCTGTAGCAACAGGGCAGGAGGCTCTTGAGAGCTTAAACCATAGCAAACCCGACCTGGTTCTTATGGATATAATGCTTAACGGCCCTCTGGATGGTATCGAAACCGCTGATGCTATAAAGCTCAGATTTGATATTCCGGTTATATACCTTACCGCTTATGCCGATGAACAAATACTTGAGCGTGCTAAAATTACCGAACCGTTTGGATATATACTGAAACCCTTTGAAGAGACGGAACTCCGCACAACTATAGAAATTGCCCTTTACAAGCACAAGCTTCAAAGCCGTCTCAAGGAAAATCAGCGATGGCTCTCCACGGTGTTAATGAGTATTGGAGATGCAATCATAGCCACTGACAGAGAGGGTTGCATTGAGTTTATAAACCCTGTGGCAACAAAACTGACAGGCTATACTCAGGAGACAGCCCTCGGTAAACATATAAATGATGTTTTGAAATTAGAGGGACACAGTAATGCAGGTGCTGTTTGTACACATAGTTTCAAGCCTGATATAAAAGAGATGGTTGTTGTATCAAAAACAGGGGACATGATTTATATTAACGGCCGTATATCGCCAATAATAAATGAAACAGGCGCTCTTGAAGGCTCTGTTTTGGCTTTTACGGACATAACTGAAAAAAAACTTTACGAGGAAAATCTTAATAATCAGAGGGAAAGTTTTATTTCAGTCCTCTTACACGACCTTAAAACTCCGGTGATTGCCATAAAGGGGTACTCTAACAGGTATCTTGAGGGTAAAGCCAAAACTGATAAAGAAAAAACAGATATTCTGAAAATCATAAGTGGCGCCTCCGGAGATATTTTAAATGTGATAGAGACAACCTCCCATTCTCTTAAAAATAAAAACACCCTTATGGCATTTAATCCAAAGGAGTTAAAATTTAATGAGCTCCTTGCATCTGTTTTAAATGTTTTTATCCCGGAGATGGAAAGACGCGGCATTGAGCTGATTGTTAACGACGATACCGCACTGCGACCACTTGATGAGATGCCGGTTTCTATCATAGGTGATTATTATCAGGTTAAAACAATGACAGAAAATCTTATTAGCAATGCCGTAAAGTACGCAAATAAACTAATAAAAATAAAGCTGCAAAGAATCGGCAACGAGGTGTTTTTGTCTGTAGAGGACGATGGCAGAGGCATTGCACAATGCTACCATGACAAAATATTTGAGGAATATTTCCAGACTCCGGAAAGCGTAAAAGGCACAGGCCTTGGGCTCTACAGCGTAAAGAGAGTCGTTGAAAAACACAAAGGAACAATATCTTTGGTGTCTGTTGTTGAAAAATATACTCGTTTTGAGATAAAAATGCCTTGTATAAAGTGA
- a CDS encoding flagellin, translated as MAFVINTNIVSINAQRNLNKTQGPLQQAMKKLSSGLRINSSADDAAGLAIATRMDTQVRGLMVSERNANDGLSMVQTAEGSMSEIINNLQRIRELGVQAMSGQYGVTDVANMQKEVNVLVEEVGRISEQTKFNGQRLLDGHFHTKLQTSFSASDSRIQISIGSLNTDALGGKVFSQNGKNGPIMFLKDIHTATTVGVNGAGDGAFVQGTSAPFPPNYSFTASSTIAYTGLASFQVADSSSLTGFRSQASNSIAIVDTALTYVTSSMAEMGAKANQLDANIRNIENVLETTQSAKSRIMDADFAAETANLTKSMILQQSGISVLAQANSQPQAVLALLK; from the coding sequence ATGGCCTTTGTAATTAACACAAACATAGTTTCTATTAATGCACAGCGGAATCTGAATAAAACTCAGGGACCTTTGCAGCAAGCAATGAAAAAGCTATCATCCGGCTTGAGGATAAACTCTTCTGCTGACGATGCCGCAGGACTTGCCATAGCAACGAGAATGGACACTCAGGTACGTGGTTTAATGGTATCGGAAAGAAACGCTAATGATGGTCTTTCAATGGTTCAGACTGCTGAGGGTTCTATGTCAGAGATAATAAATAATCTTCAGAGGATACGAGAGCTTGGAGTGCAGGCAATGAGCGGACAGTACGGAGTAACCGATGTTGCGAACATGCAAAAGGAGGTCAACGTCCTTGTTGAGGAGGTAGGCAGAATATCTGAACAGACCAAGTTTAACGGCCAGCGCTTGCTTGACGGCCACTTTCACACCAAACTTCAGACAAGTTTTTCAGCCAGCGATTCTCGTATACAAATTTCTATCGGCTCGTTGAACACGGATGCCTTAGGCGGTAAAGTATTTTCACAAAACGGTAAAAATGGTCCTATTATGTTTTTAAAAGATATTCATACTGCTACCACTGTCGGGGTAAACGGCGCAGGTGATGGTGCATTTGTACAAGGAACGTCCGCACCTTTTCCGCCTAATTATAGTTTTACAGCCAGCAGCACTATTGCTTATACCGGCCTTGCATCGTTTCAGGTAGCTGATTCAAGCAGTTTGACAGGTTTCAGGTCTCAGGCATCAAACTCTATAGCCATTGTTGACACTGCACTGACTTATGTAACAAGTTCAATGGCTGAGATGGGTGCCAAAGCTAATCAACTTGACGCCAATATCAGAAACATAGAGAACGTGCTTGAGACGACACAATCAGCAAAGTCAAGGATAATGGATGCTGATTTTGCAGCAGAAACAGCAAACCTTACCAAATCAATGATTTTACAGCAGTCCGGCATATCGGTACTTGCTCAGGCGAATTCGCAACCGCAAGCTGTGCTTGCACTGCTTAAATAG
- a CDS encoding class II SORL domain-containing protein yields the protein MSKTGDIFQGGDWKGEKHVPVIECADAVSADELFDVKVSVGKEIGHPNTTEHHIRWIQLFFKPTDGKFAYQIGNFEFTAHGESSEGANAGPVYTNHTITASMKTKKSGTLIATSFCNIHGFWENSKDITVK from the coding sequence ATGTCTAAGACAGGTGATATTTTTCAGGGTGGTGACTGGAAGGGGGAAAAGCATGTTCCTGTTATAGAGTGTGCTGATGCGGTTAGTGCCGATGAGCTCTTTGATGTAAAGGTATCTGTCGGAAAAGAAATAGGCCATCCAAACACCACTGAACACCACATAAGGTGGATACAGTTGTTTTTTAAGCCAACGGATGGAAAATTCGCTTACCAGATAGGTAACTTTGAATTTACCGCACACGGCGAATCAAGCGAGGGCGCAAACGCCGGCCCTGTCTATACCAACCACACAATAACCGCCTCCATGAAAACTAAAAAATCAGGAACTCTTATTGCCACAAGCTTTTGTAATATTCACGGTTTCTGGGAAAATTCAAAAGACATCACTGTTAAATAG
- a CDS encoding flagellin, producing the protein MAFVINTNIVSINAQRNLNKTQGPLQSAMKKLSSGLRINSSADDAAGLAIATRMDTQIRGLTVSERNANDGLSMVQTAEGSMSEIINNLQRIRELGVQAMSGQYSVTDVANMQKEVNVLVEEIGRISEQTKFNGQRLLDGHFHTKLQTSFAASDSRIQISIGSMNTDALGGNIFTSKGKNGPMLFLKDIHTATTVGVNGSGDGSFVQGTSTPFPPNYSFTASSTIAYTGVASFQVADSTSLTGFRSQASNSIAIIDTALTYVTSSMAEMGAKANQLDANIRNIENVLETTQSAKSRIMDADFAAETANLTKSMILQQSGISVLAQANSQPQAVLALLK; encoded by the coding sequence ATGGCCTTTGTAATTAACACAAACATAGTTTCTATTAATGCACAGCGGAATTTGAATAAAACTCAGGGACCTTTGCAAAGTGCAATGAAAAAATTATCATCCGGTTTGAGGATAAACTCTTCTGCCGACGATGCCGCAGGCCTTGCAATAGCAACTAGAATGGACACTCAGATTCGGGGCTTAACTGTATCGGAACGAAACGCTAACGATGGACTTTCAATGGTTCAGACTGCCGAGGGCTCTATGTCAGAGATAATAAATAATCTTCAGAGAATACGAGAGCTTGGAGTTCAGGCAATGAGCGGACAATATAGTGTAACTGATGTGGCAAACATGCAGAAAGAGGTCAACGTACTTGTTGAGGAGATAGGCAGAATATCAGAGCAAACCAAATTTAATGGCCAACGTTTACTGGATGGCCACTTTCACACCAAACTTCAGACAAGTTTTGCGGCCAGTGATTCTCGTATACAAATTTCTATCGGCTCAATGAACACAGATGCCTTAGGAGGCAATATATTTACATCAAAAGGTAAAAATGGTCCTATGCTATTTCTGAAAGATATTCATACAGCTACCACTGTCGGGGTAAACGGCTCAGGTGACGGATCATTTGTACAAGGAACATCAACGCCTTTTCCGCCTAATTATAGTTTTACAGCCAGCAGCACTATTGCTTATACCGGCGTCGCATCGTTTCAGGTGGCTGATTCAACTAGTTTGACAGGTTTCAGGTCTCAGGCGTCAAACTCTATAGCCATTATTGACACAGCGCTGACTTACGTAACAAGTTCAATGGCTGAGATGGGTGCTAAGGCTAATCAACTTGACGCCAATATCAGAAATATAGAGAACGTGCTTGAGACGACACAATCAGCAAAGTCAAGGATAATGGATGCTGATTTTGCAGCAGAAACGGCAAACCTTACCAAATCAATGATTTTACAGCAGTCCGGCATATCGGTACTTGCTCAGGCCAACTCTCAGCCTCAAGCTGTGCTTGCACTGCTTAAATAA
- a CDS encoding PAS domain S-box protein: protein MEVLLDTTQRRKAEEELLQTKDFLRRIIDNSTNAIYSVDLEGRFTLSNNKGIELTGYTMDESIGMPFSVLFAPDTLPMINEQFVKVSVHGETVSQYEVELIRKDQSKRIISFSAAPVYKEGVIEAVIGTAEDITERKRMEAELSLQGEIMTNMEEGVVLVKACDSTIIFANPKFNSMFGYAEGEMIGSDISIVHAPADLSPKEMAAQIQTTIKETGSWQGEVLHTKKDGIRFWCQVVISTFKHNNYGTVWVAIHQDITKRKEAENQALEAGQQLLAIIDNSPNMIFLKDTEGKFLLVNSQFEKLCNITRAEVIGKTDYDLSPADVADACRQSDNDALTSLKPVQSVETAPGEDNVIHVYLSTKFPIFDASKQVCGVCGITTDITELKRNEESLRVEIASRQMAEEELRKSEELFKTLATVAPVGIFQSDAKGQALYVNERWCDLTGMTMEESLGDGWIKAIHPDDLSLVMEQWRRAVSTLGSFKSIHRFKNTDGRIIWAYVMAHAYSDKQGNHAGYVGAVTDLTEQMGINQLMAASTTISDIYRNGPKGEVPLLTDDSPLATLIDLRSLEHILLNFTNIIGIPAAIIDLEGKVLASTPWQRLCTGFHRINEKACARCIESDTSLALSMQQGKKVAIYNCRNGLTDAAAPIIVGGRHMANLFTGQFLRTQPDEEFFRRQAMEFGFDEAQYLDALKEVPVVPEEQIQHILGFMDTFANMITSSAEEKLHLQEEVLKNLQQERLLIQQSKMAAMGEMIGLVAHQWKQPLNAVGITIQDLKDAYTYGEVDDKYIDNIIGSTMKQINFMSKTIDDFRNFFVPSKEKILFDIKINIEELLSMFAHVFRKSEIHVSVETGQDALLLTEGYPNEFKQVMLNILNNSKDAIVARKKFDFEIKGSILISIGNNEDKSKIIVSIRDNGGGIPDDLTRKIFEPYYTTKGIDGTGIGLYMSKTIIETNMGGSLTVRNVDDGAEFVISLDVYKPDSGDTKQ from the coding sequence ATGGAGGTGCTTCTCGATACAACTCAACGAAGGAAAGCCGAGGAGGAGCTGTTACAGACAAAAGATTTCCTGCGAAGAATCATAGACAATTCCACAAACGCAATATACTCTGTTGATCTTGAAGGGCGATTTACACTGTCCAATAACAAAGGCATTGAATTAACGGGTTATACGATGGATGAATCAATCGGTATGCCGTTTTCTGTTTTATTTGCGCCTGATACACTGCCCATGATAAACGAGCAATTTGTCAAAGTCTCCGTGCATGGTGAAACGGTATCGCAATACGAGGTGGAATTAATCCGAAAAGATCAGAGTAAGAGGATTATCAGTTTTAGTGCCGCACCTGTCTATAAAGAGGGTGTAATAGAGGCGGTTATAGGCACTGCCGAGGACATCACCGAGCGTAAGCGCATGGAGGCGGAGCTTAGTCTTCAGGGCGAAATAATGACAAACATGGAGGAAGGAGTAGTGCTCGTAAAAGCCTGCGATAGCACTATTATCTTTGCTAACCCGAAGTTTAACAGTATGTTTGGCTACGCAGAAGGCGAGATGATTGGCAGCGATATTTCCATAGTCCACGCTCCTGCTGATTTATCGCCCAAAGAGATGGCAGCTCAAATACAAACGACAATAAAAGAAACCGGTAGTTGGCAAGGTGAAGTCTTGCATACAAAAAAGGATGGTATACGGTTTTGGTGTCAGGTTGTTATCTCTACATTTAAGCATAACAACTACGGGACGGTGTGGGTTGCAATTCATCAGGATATTACAAAGAGAAAAGAAGCGGAGAATCAGGCGTTGGAGGCCGGACAACAGCTCCTTGCTATAATTGACAATTCGCCCAATATGATATTTTTAAAGGACACAGAAGGAAAGTTTCTTCTCGTAAACAGCCAGTTTGAGAAACTCTGTAACATCACAAGGGCGGAGGTTATCGGGAAGACCGACTATGATCTGTCTCCTGCAGATGTAGCCGACGCTTGCCGGCAAAGCGATAACGATGCTTTAACCAGCTTAAAACCGGTGCAGTCTGTCGAAACCGCACCAGGTGAAGACAACGTAATTCATGTATATCTCTCAACAAAGTTTCCAATCTTTGATGCAAGCAAACAAGTCTGCGGTGTATGTGGTATCACTACCGACATAACAGAGCTTAAAAGAAACGAGGAGTCTCTCCGGGTAGAGATAGCCTCCCGGCAAATGGCTGAAGAGGAACTAAGAAAAAGCGAAGAACTCTTTAAAACATTAGCCACTGTTGCACCCGTCGGCATCTTCCAATCGGACGCCAAAGGGCAGGCATTATATGTAAATGAGCGATGGTGCGATTTGACCGGCATGACAATGGAGGAATCCCTTGGCGATGGCTGGATAAAGGCCATCCATCCGGACGACTTAAGCCTTGTAATGGAGCAGTGGCGCAGGGCAGTGTCAACCCTTGGGAGTTTCAAGTCTATACATAGATTTAAAAACACAGACGGCAGAATCATATGGGCCTACGTAATGGCTCACGCATATAGCGACAAGCAAGGTAACCATGCTGGTTACGTCGGTGCTGTCACGGATCTGACCGAGCAGATGGGTATAAACCAATTGATGGCAGCCTCCACTACCATAAGCGATATTTATAGGAACGGACCAAAGGGTGAAGTACCGCTGCTTACAGATGATTCTCCGCTTGCGACATTAATTGACCTGCGCAGTCTGGAGCACATTTTACTGAATTTCACAAATATCATCGGAATACCTGCCGCTATTATAGACCTTGAGGGTAAGGTACTCGCATCAACGCCGTGGCAGCGTCTATGTACCGGGTTTCATAGAATCAACGAGAAAGCTTGCGCGCGCTGTATAGAAAGCGACACATCGCTTGCTCTTAGCATGCAGCAGGGCAAAAAAGTCGCCATCTACAACTGCCGTAACGGACTGACTGACGCGGCAGCACCCATAATCGTTGGCGGCAGACATATGGCCAACCTGTTCACCGGACAGTTTCTGCGCACTCAGCCGGATGAGGAGTTTTTCCGCCGTCAGGCGATGGAATTTGGGTTTGATGAGGCCCAGTACCTTGACGCGTTGAAGGAGGTCCCCGTTGTGCCTGAGGAGCAAATCCAGCACATCCTCGGCTTCATGGACACCTTTGCCAACATGATTACCTCCTCGGCGGAGGAAAAACTGCATCTGCAGGAGGAGGTTCTAAAGAACCTGCAACAGGAGCGGCTGCTCATTCAGCAAAGCAAGATGGCAGCAATGGGTGAGATGATTGGATTGGTAGCGCATCAGTGGAAGCAGCCGCTAAACGCTGTAGGGATAACCATACAGGATTTAAAGGATGCTTATACCTATGGTGAAGTTGATGATAAATATATAGATAACATAATCGGTTCAACGATGAAGCAAATCAACTTTATGTCAAAAACTATCGATGATTTCAGAAACTTCTTTGTACCTTCAAAGGAAAAAATCCTGTTCGATATAAAAATAAACATTGAAGAGCTGCTGTCAATGTTTGCACACGTTTTCCGTAAAAGTGAAATACATGTTTCTGTGGAAACCGGCCAGGATGCATTATTGCTTACGGAGGGTTACCCTAATGAGTTTAAACAGGTTATGCTCAATATTTTAAATAACTCAAAAGATGCAATCGTGGCAAGAAAGAAATTTGATTTTGAAATCAAAGGGAGCATATTAATAAGTATTGGCAATAATGAAGACAAATCAAAAATCATAGTCTCAATTAGGGATAATGGTGGAGGGATTCCTGATGATTTGACAAGGAAAATCTTTGAACCCTATTATACAACTAAAGGAATCGATGGAACCGGGATTGGGCTTTACATGTCAAAAACTATTATAGAGACTAATATGGGCGGTAGTTTGACGGTTAGAAATGTGGATGATGGAGCAGAGTTTGTGATAAGTCTGGATGTTTATAAACCTGACAGTGGCGATACTAAACAATGA